The DNA segment ATTTCAAGTAAACATATGGTTGCTGTTGTGTGGAGTCCGCGGCTGCTTTACGTGGTATAACTAATGTATTTAAACCGACTGGGCACTGTGGTCTCCCGGCGTTTATAGCATCAACCAGTTCCTCCAAATCGTGTTTCGTCTATACAGAACATGTGTACAACTTTCAAATTCTAGTACGCAGAAGAACATGAAGATTATAGACTATTCGTTCAGCGTACCGGTGATTTCGCTAAACCCTCGGCAGATCTCCAAAGTAACGTAGCACCACAAAGATCGATCAGTGTTCCGTCTTGCAAAATATTGTTCTCGTCCTCTACAATGTTTCCTTTTTGTTGTGCACTGCGACTTTCCCTTAGTGAGAAAACTCCACCGCCTACGCTGACTTCTCTCCAGAAGCCACACTGTGCCTCGCCGCCACAAAACTGACCCCGTGGATGCATTATTAAAACTCCGTTTGTCGTGAGCCCATCGATCTCACGGCTTTCCTGCCACTTCGTTGCTTTCTCCTATATCGATCAATTTATACAAACATAAGATTGCAGTAGAAGTATTGTCTTGTCGTACATTCAGCGATGGCAACGATTGAGGTTTATCACTCTTAACAAGGataaattccttaattttctcCCATGTATTTCAAGCGAACAGATAACACCTTTGCACCACCAAATATAGCTCCTTCGATATCATATGAATCGTTCGCTCAAAAAATCTTAACACGTTCGTTGTCGATCTTTGtgtataatttaaaataaatgaTAACTAGGCACTTTACAATTTCTGGTCGACACCAAACGTGTTAAGGAGATATTATAGAAACAATAATTAGTGGTGTACTGTATAAAGAATCCTACCCCTAAGAAGATATTCCTTGAACTGTCGAAGCCTGCAGCATATATTCTAGCGATTCTAGGATCTGATCGATCGGCTAGAATCCGACAGGCAAACCTGCTAATTGTACTTTGTGCAACGCGTCCTTCGTTAGAGCCATCGCTACCGCCTGCACACGTGTCCATGACGACAAAATCAATTGGAGACTCGGAAGACCGGCCAACCTGTATTGCGTACACATATAATACATTAATACATGTAATGGGACGAGCAAACGGGAGAGCTAAAGAAAGAAAGTGTAGAACAAAGTAATTAATGTTAAACTTACCTGAAACATGTCAGTCCCATCATCTTCGGTATACTCGACGATAACGGCTTGAGTTCGATTAAGGGTGTAAGAAATTGAATGTTGTTTCGTGTTAAGGATAGCCTGAGAACTGTGAGGCGTTTTTACGATGTAATGTTTACTGCGCTTCACACCATTCGGTACAGGCCTCTTAAACAAAACGAActtacttcttcttcttcctctatcCCCTGGTGGGAGGAATCCATTGTATCTAGAAGAATTATTTAATCCATATAACTATTCATAACTTAATACACATTGTTGTAATACAATAGAAAGAAATTAATCTCTTTTACCCTAGAATAACTAGCTCTCCATATTTTACTAGCTGTTTTGATTTTTCGTGACGGTAACTATGGGACCTATGAGGATTAGCATGTGAATGACTGTGATTGTGTTTACTGCGTGGACTATGTGGAGCGCCAACTGTCTCTCCTTCTTCCACAAGTAATGGACTTTCACTGCTACCACCGTCAGATCTGGGAAaacataatttaataattagaaACAGAGTTAGACATTGTCTTCATCATGTATTGCCCTTTTCTTTCTGAACAAGTTGCATGCATGAGTTATAATACCTATATTTCTTATCAATCATTGTTTATCTCTCTAATCATTGTTTATATTTTTAAGCATGAGTATTCTATACTTAAGAATGATAACACTCTGAACGGTGGAAATATACCAAATTAAGAAACACATAGTCATTGTACATAATGATAGGAAACTAAGTaaatctctctctcactctcactctctctctctctctctctctctctctctctctctctctctctctctatatatatatatatatatatatatatatatatatatatatatatattcatatatatacatattatagcTTAAAGGTGGTTTATAGCTTAAAGGTGGATGTCAGTAACATAATCATTGTAATTCAAAATATAGGCTTGTTATTTTtaaaatgataaaaaaataacaatatatCTCTAAATTTTGTTTATAAATTACAAATGTGtagtatgtatatacatatatatctcaTTATTATTCCAAAATTAATCTTAAGAAGAAATTTTTTCAAGAAATATTACATAATTTAAGTCGCATTGAGAAAGGTTTAGAAATGAAGTTGAAAACAGAATTTATTAAGTCACCTATATTTGTGAATctgtttatttcttttttttcttttcgatgTCCTAGATTATGTAATACGTAAACCACTTACTTACCGCGAAGGGCATGGAATACGTTTAGTTACTGGCATCCTCCTTTGAGTAAAATTTACACAGATTACTATTTCCACTGTACTTCAAAAGATACTCATAAGGATAGACAGTCTTAAGTATCTTTGCGAAGTTGAGCAAACATGAGCAATTGTAACATGGGATGCTTGTGAATTGGTAATTATAATCTGCAATAAGAAATATTCAGTGTAATAATATTGCTACACTTTGTCATATATTTTAACATCTCTCTAGATTTACTAACAGAACTTTTAACCGAATTTACACTTTTCATTTACGAGGAGAATAAATGATCTGGTACTTATGGATAACTAAGACAAGGCTTGTTAAGTTAAagtaaatttattattttttttttttaattacacaCATTTAGTTGTAACATTGTGTATTGAGATTAATTTGTAAAAGATATTGTCTGTTCCTATAAATAATATAGTTGTGGAATAGATAATGACCAAAGTAGATTTTTTTATAGAAAAAAGGTATGttcaaaaaaaataaaatttatttatcaTCAATGTTTATTTAAATTACAGCAGCAGATATTACAAGCAAAAAATAAAGGACAGCagagatatatatgtataaaatgtTTTCTGAGGAGACCAATGTGAGACTATTTTACTGTCGACTAGTTTTTTATTTAATCTCGTTGCATTGGTCAAACAATTAATTTTTATCTTATCTAGGTATTCAGTTTTTTATCAAAATACTGTACGCATTGATTATATCAGTATGTACAAAGTATAGATTACATTCAAGATTGTTATAACTTAAAGCTGATGCATGCATAATTGTTCGAATACTTATTTAAATGATACGTGCTTCTCATTTAAATAATCCGACCTTCaaaatttgtttctttttccctttccaaatgaatattttaatcgCATTGCCTCTATGTCACTAAAAAAAACTTAAATCTAATTAGTTCTAATTTACTTTACCATCCTAGATTCCATAAATATATGTAAGCGTTTAACACCGATACAGTTTTAAACGTTTAAAATTGTGTTAAGCATTATTCTGCTCAACTTttctattaaaaattaatacaagTTACAAACGTAACATTACAATAATTATGTAAACGTTAGAATACCCTTAATTATGTATATATTTGCTGCCATACATACAcacctgttcttttttttttctatttttttttcgttcaacAACAAGAACGTTTTTCATGAAACAAAAGTATTGCATTAAATTCACAACGTTCTCGTTAAACGGAAGCTACACGGTTTATCATCTTACTGATTCTCTTTTTTTCTGTAATATATAGATGCTTCGTACAGGCCATAACGAATACAGAAATCGACGCTAAACAACAAATTCAAATGGTAACCTGCGAGAAATCATCAACGATGCGTATCAACCGACGGAATGCTTTTCAATCGACGTTCTGTacgttaagaaaaaaaaaaggaaaaaaaaagatagaGATAACATGTAAATATTTGTTTCACCGAACGGAATACGAAAAGAGGAACAATTTAGAAAGGCGGACAAgagaaaaggaggaagaaaaaaaagggaagaaaataGAACGGTGATCCGAGCACGATCGAAACGCAAGGAAATTACAAAGTACGAACAACGTTAATTAACCTAGGCATCCAGAAACGATGGACTATTTACCGTATCACCATGCTGAGCCCTGTGTTCAAAACGGTTTCGCTGCACGTACGAGGCACAGCAACAGTCAGCCGATCGTTTGCACAAAAACTGGCGAGGTATCGAAATTCATTTGTCCCACTGTTATGTCTTAATTTAATTTTCCATTTCTTGAATTACACTGCGTTACTATGTTCATGATATTCCAATAGTTTCGCGTTGATGATCCTTGTTACTCATGATTACGGGCATAGACGGGCGAACGGTAACAGGAATCGAGGATCGCACTTGCCGGAGTAGAATTGTATCGATAGAACTGCACGATAAACGAGATACCGATACTTTTTGCCGAACGATAATCGTTGGACGCACCGATTATTTGTGTGTATCTTCGTATAAACTATACGCATCAGGGCAATCACGGACCACCGCCGAAGAGTACACGATGAGTCGCAACCGTGATGACCGGCAATGtagaataaaaaagaaacaaattccCTTCTTTCTCAGCGCGATCTTACGTCCATTTGTTACGACCGACGGGGCGCCAATTTCAAATCAAATTCGAATTCAATACGGAATCGTATCTTTGCCGATCTCGCGGATATACATGTATAAAAGACACGTCGCATACATTGATTAAACTATGTCTCAGCTGAGTTACTATTGATCGAGCATCAGCTTTTAATTCATCAAATACCTGCATGTGGGCATAAGCTAcataaaaaattgaataattccTATCTCAAGTATAATTTGAATATAATGAGGAGTTTGCGTTAGTTACTTTTACTGTTGTCTTTGGCATCCCTGtgtggtggggatcagaatacacccacagtatcctctgcttgtcgtaagagacGACTAATAGGGTAGAAAGAGTAACGAATTTTAGTTAAGAAGAAGAACTGCAAATATCGTTCTAACCCTTTCTGAAATCAAAGCATAAAAGGAACTGTGTAGCATCTGTTGGTTAGTActattttatattttctattCTGTTCTTAATTTTAGAACATTATAGCTTTGTATTCTAACTTTGTTTTCATAACTTTgtgttataatatatatatataatacacaGAAATAAAGTTGCTGTGCTATGTATCTCCTGGTGAACGTAGGCAGAAGCAGCAAAACACCTGCATACACAATTTAACAAGTTAGTAACCAATTATTATATGTAAAGTTAAAATTCAGTTTGATACAAAATTCAATAGAAACAGTTAAAGTTATCGATAAGTGTCATAAAAgttgtaaaattaattaatacGAAGGTtcagggtgattcactactcgtaTAATAAATGGTTAGTGTACTgccgattaaataaagaaattactTAATTTTCAATGAATAGGAAaagtaagataaattatatctcccgctttaaaggtaagagagagaaaaatatataagaaagctataggaaagagtgagatagatgaTGGAGACCTTATTgtggaacccctggcgccatctctgtgaaaagtgctcaaactggtcgcacggcgttatcgacagcgaagtaaactactgaagaactactggcgccatctctgtggaaagtactgaaactaatggcTGACTAGTTTCAGCGCTTCCCCAAGAGACGGCGCTAGTAGTtttaagtagtttacttcgctgtcgataatgctgtgcgaccagtttgagcactttccacagagatggcgccaggggttccacAATAAGGTCTCCAtcatctatctcactctttcctatagcttccttatacatctttctctctcttacctttaaAGCGGATGATTTAATTTTTCTGactctttctattcaatgaaaattaaagaatttttttatttaatcagcagtgctccaaaattctgtaattatgacgagaaagagagagagagagcagcagagagaaggaaagagaagcgGTAACGATGTTAGGGAGACAATAGATGTGTAATATACAGGatgattcactactcgtgtggAGTAATAATAGTTTAAACTTATCTCAGGAGACAAAATTTGTAGATTACGAAAACTTTGATCTCCTATTTAGGTAATTATTTTTAGACGTGGAGGGTAGCAAATTTGAAAAAAAACTTGCTTGTTCACCAAGCTTTCTGATGATATAATCAGTTTTTCGATTAAGTTTCTCAAAGTACTCAACGGGAATTTCAAGTTTCGTCGATTCTTTAAGTACGAGTTACTCGAAGAAGTTTGGTTTGGCATCTTTTCCGGTGATATTCTCAGAGACTGATAGAAACAGAAATTTCTCAGAGCCGATCCGAAAGGTATCCGTAGACGGGATAGCTGGTTCTCCTATAAGGAATCATTCTGCCACGGTGGGACTATTATCTAACGTCAGTGGAGAGTGATGGCTTCCGTTATTCAGCATGTTTGCACGCAAAATAAACGCGGTATCGACTCTCGATAAGCCCACGAGACGCACCTTATGCTAATTCCCCGTGGATACGTCAAAAACCATTTCGACGTATACGGTAGAGACAGTTCGATCTTCTCTCGAGGCGTGGTCGATGTAGATCGTATCTTCGCAGTTTATACGATTTTGCTCGTCGAATGAGAGATTCGAAGCTAAGGGTCCCGGCGTATACTGCTTGAGATACGCCGAGTCCCACACTCGGTTAGGCATGATTCGTTGCGCAATCTAGAAGACTCCGGATAGTTGTAGTTCTCGTTGGCTCGCAGGTGTCTTTATCCGCTTGGTAAGAAATGCTTCTCGTACAATTAAAGCCTGGTTCGGAGCAGGTTTCATTGTGGCGAACAAAAGGAACACGTAGCCGGTAAGGCTAAGAAAGTTATTTATTTGGTAGAGCGCGGCACCTTTCCAATTTCATTTTCGTAGATATTCCACACCAGATCCGTGGCAGAACCGTATAAACGGTCGAAGCACGTGGGAACACAATGGACGTGGGGGGGAACAGCAATGAAAACTTGCCGTTTCGAAAGGTTTAAGCTACGTATAAAAGCTGTACTCCTGTTTCGCTCTAACGTCTGCTTCGTTCTCAGTCTGAAATGGATGGAGAATTTCCTCTAATCGGCACGATCTCGATCGGGAACGAATGGCACGCCGCGATTGCACGCGAACCGAGGGAATTAACACGGGTACACCTCGATCTTCTTTAAGCTCGCGATTTATCGATAATTCACAAATCAATGCTAATCGATACGGTAGAAGGGAGATATCGGATACCAGGTACAATGGCA comes from the Xylocopa sonorina isolate GNS202 chromosome 1, iyXylSono1_principal, whole genome shotgun sequence genome and includes:
- the Pli gene encoding E3 ubiquitin-protein ligase pellino isoform X1, which codes for MPVTKRIPCPSRSDGGSSESPLLVEEGETVGAPHSPRSKHNHSHSHANPHRSHSYRHEKSKQLVKYGELVILGYNGFLPPGDRGRRRSKFVLFKRPVPNGVKRSKHYIVKTPHSSQAILNTKQHSISYTLNRTQAVIVEYTEDDGTDMFQVGRSSESPIDFVVMDTCAGGSDGSNEGRVAQSTISRFACRILADRSDPRIARIYAAGFDSSRNIFLGEKATKWQESREIDGLTTNGVLIMHPRGQFCGGEAQCGFWREVSVGGGVFSLRESRSAQQKGNIVEDENNILQDGTLIDLCGATLLWRSAEGLAKSPTKHDLEELVDAINAGRPQCPVGLNTLVIPRKAAADSTQQQPYVYLKCGHVQGHHDWGQEKDKATRRCPMCLVAGSVVKLSMGIEPAFYVDCGPPTYAFRPCGHMATEKTVKYWEKVAIPHGTNGYIAICPFCAVPLEGTPGYVKLIFQDNVD
- the Pli gene encoding E3 ubiquitin-protein ligase pellino isoform X2, with translation MVIRSDGGSSESPLLVEEGETVGAPHSPRSKHNHSHSHANPHRSHSYRHEKSKQLVKYGELVILGYNGFLPPGDRGRRRSKFVLFKRPVPNGVKRSKHYIVKTPHSSQAILNTKQHSISYTLNRTQAVIVEYTEDDGTDMFQVGRSSESPIDFVVMDTCAGGSDGSNEGRVAQSTISRFACRILADRSDPRIARIYAAGFDSSRNIFLGEKATKWQESREIDGLTTNGVLIMHPRGQFCGGEAQCGFWREVSVGGGVFSLRESRSAQQKGNIVEDENNILQDGTLIDLCGATLLWRSAEGLAKSPTKHDLEELVDAINAGRPQCPVGLNTLVIPRKAAADSTQQQPYVYLKCGHVQGHHDWGQEKDKATRRCPMCLVAGSVVKLSMGIEPAFYVDCGPPTYAFRPCGHMATEKTVKYWEKVAIPHGTNGYIAICPFCAVPLEGTPGYVKLIFQDNVD